The sequence ATATTAATTtttgcatacatacatacatacatacatacatacatacaaacacatacatacataaataaataaagttattcTAAACCCACTGATTGGGTTTGTGAAACATCTACATTTCTAAGGTATCAGGAAGTCTTCTAAGACAGCaggactttttttccccctttgcaCAATTTGGCATTACCCCAAAGTTTGTAGGCGGAATTGAATCTGACAGCTGAAAATTATGCAGCTCAAATTGAAGTTATACTTAATTATACAGACTTGTTTTTATACCAACATGAGACAAGTATATGagattttatcttattttacataattcatctagattttattttatacaagaTGTAAACTTGTTTGGCCATAACAATCAATAGTGTGATGACCTGGAAAAAAAGATATACATAGTTTTAGTGATAATTGTAGTATAATTTTTACTATCTTGACATGCAGCACTAGTATAGGAATTTTCTTATTACAGCtagtgtttgtattttaaaTACTTCTCTTGCAGCCTTCAAAGCTACAGAAAGGTCTGTTTTAAAATCCATAAATCTGGTATGCAAAAGGTTGTAGTTCAAGAACTCAAGTGGACCACAAGCCCAAGTACAGGCCAGGAACTTTgggtaatgttcacattaacCATCAGAAAAATGTGATCTTAGTGATTCTGACTGTGGCTGGTGAGAGATGTGCTGATTCCAGTGAATGAAATAGCTTGTTGATGAAGGTTGGAGATGACAGACACTCAGATAACCAGAGTAGAAAAACATCTCTGAATACGCAACAACTCAATAACTGTTCTGATGAATCTGGATTTCTCCTGAGGCTCTCAGATGGtggggtcagaatttggcaccaaTAGCATGAATCTATGGACCAAACCTGCCTTGTGtgaacagtccaggctggtggaggtggtgtaatggtgtggggaatgttttcttgtcACACTTTGGGCAATTAATCATCAGTTAAAATGCCACAGACTTTCTAggtattgttgctgaccatgtaCATCTCTTTGTCTTCTACTGGCATGATAATTTACCATGCAACAAAGCAAAAGTGGTCTCagactggtttcatgaacatgataatgagttcagtgttcttcagtgaCCTTCCCAGTCTGAATGCAgtggaacacctttgggatgtggtagaacagaagattcacagcatgaaagtgcacctgaaaaatctgcaggaattgcATGATGCAATCATGTCTACATGGACCAGaatttatatatagaatatacttatatatttttatacccCTGCTTATATGCCATTCCTTTTGGCCCATTCAAACTaagtttagtattttttttattacagaaatattacagaaatgGAGTCTTTGTTGAAGTCTCATGGCCAGAGAAGCAATCAATTTTGTAATTATGTTAATATGGACAGATCCTCATGGGAAATGTGCTTTCACACAAAGGCTGGAGGGCTGCAAGTTCACACTTTCTAAGCACTGCTGCTTTGACCTTGAGCAAATTTTTCCAACAAAAGTTGCTTCTAAAGTCTCGGCACTTTACTTAAGTTCATTAAACCTCTTTTACGGTATCTCGCTGCAGGTAAGCCAGAAAGGTGACTTTACAGAAACAGATTAAGAtcctttatttgttcttttatcGCCTTTTAATTAGCCTTAATCCACCCTCTGTCTTTTAGTCTGATCTCCCCATTACTGATTAAACTCATTTGCTACGTACTAGAAAGCTTTTTAGGTCTAGGTTGGTTTGAACCTTTCTTCATGAACGGTATTTGTTTTCTCTAAATTTCTCTACAGAAGCCTTTATGCTGAGGTGATGAAGGCGATCAAATTATGCTCAATAAATGATTAGCTGTATCTAATATAGTAACAAAAAAGATTTTAGAGTGACTCAAGCTGTGTAGCAGATCTCTCATTGCCTCAAGAATATGATACAACTATTTACATACAATATTCATCTTCAGCTCAGCGCGTACATGATACATGTTCAGATTGATTTAGTGCATGATAATCAGACAGTGTTAAATGTGATTGGTGGCAGCTGATCTTCACCACCAGTTCAACACTATTCTGTGAATGTCATTAGTTTTTTGAGAGAATGACGTCTATAATGTCAGGCAATAACTATCATGGACGATGAAATATAACAGAATAAAGAGTTACAGTCCACATGAGGGACATTCTGTGATTTTAGCACAAGATCTTGTCACAATAAACATGACTGATTTTTCTGGCTCCGGATGGAAATGCTTTATGTCGTTACTGATACAGCTACAAAACCCTGCAACTTATTATATGAATTATGAGATAAAACCGCCAATGCTGTCTTTTAGTATCATTTGAAAGCATGAGAGCATCATCTGAAAGCATTAGTTCAGATTAGCTTGGAGCACTTGGTAGGGCTTAAATCACTTTAAATATTCGCATGGTAACTAGAGTAACATTGGCTAACACGATCTGAGCGATTTTCACATTTGAAACTTTATTTCGGAAGTAATTTGTAATTTAAAATATTACCAAAGCTTACCTTGTTTAAAATGGCACACAATTTTGgctaaaaatgttaatattaacTACCTCCCAGTCACAAAAGTGTTTTAAGTAACTTAGCTAAGGTTAGCAAAGCAGTACTAGCCAGGTTATGCAGTGTTTTAGTTCAGTAATTAGATATAATGTACAGGAACTACTGAGAAGGTGAATACAGCTGATTGCAACTTTCAGTTTTTTGTTGATTATTGTGACTATTTGGTGGCATCCCTGCTACCccccaaatatataaaatataagcctGTATTAATTTTTAGAAACACTTTTCTGTTCATTAATCCATTGTTTACCATGTTACTCACCTCTGCCATATCTATCTCCTTCTGGCAAGCCCATAAAAGGTGGGAAAACTTTACATTTCAGAAAGCAGTGCATTACACCTTGTTATTGCTAGCAAGCGAGTCTCCACAGAGCTGTTTCGACGTGGGTAGGGAGCGCCATGAATAACGAATAAAGCCAGCAGCAGCTATTTTCTTGAATGCATTCACCTGTGAGGAAGTAAATCAAGTTGAGCACCAGCTTAAAGAGCTAGCTTTGCAAGAAATAAGACACTACTTTACAATATCCATATTTCACCCTGATACGGAAGCTGTGCACTTCACACTGAATTCTAAACATAGAATTTAGCTGAGAAAATTGCACAGTATGTTGTACAATTAAATCTAAACTTCAACTTAATTACCAGGCTAATGtacttggggggaaaaaacccttTGACTCCTTGCTAGTTAACTTAACACTAGCTAACTGGAAGAGTCTTGTGTAAATTTAATGAAGCATAAAAACCCAGTTGCTTGTATCTTTCATTAACCAGAAAAAGTGGCTTGATCTTCCCAAATGTAGACTTAGTTCCATGTTGCCAGTGCTTCTGGGTATTGCTGTGGTCCGGTTTTTCTTCCTAATTTGTTCTGCAGTGGTGATGGGTGATGACATTGCAGCTTCTGCTCTGTCTGGCTGAGCACTTCCTGCATGAAAATCCATAAATATATTTGGGACAAAATGATGGCATGCCAAACCACTACAAGGCCCCACTCCCagcaaaatcatttatttttatccttgacagagaaaaaaaaaatccatttcttCCTAGCACAAGCGGTTTTTAAAATCACTGACAATGATGGTCAAAACCACATACTGATGCCTTCTACACCTtcacaacaacatacacaagATTTGGGAGCTTCTAAGTTATAAAAACAAAGGATTTATCCTAATTAGGATAGACATGAACTCCATTGCTTCTCTGGCCATGAAATGACAAAACAAAATCCCCATTTGGATTCAATTACATGAAATTTAGGTGCAAACCAAAAAATGACACTCATCAAATCACTCTGTCATGTCTAAGGGATGAGTATTTAGAGATGTCATATCCTATCACATACTATTAAACCAGGCCATCTTGACCAGCTGAAGCAGGTGACCAAATGAAATTAATTCACTGGTCGAGGCTGTTTTTCTTGCACATAACCAGAAATATTTCATCTCAGCGTTTTTTGTAAAGGAAAAATCTCCATAATTACCCATTCAGACAATTCTATTGTTTGTCATTTTGCAAACTGTGTGTATAATTCATCATACATTCGGCTTAGTAATTCAGTATTTTTACATAGTGGTTCacaaaatatcagaaaatgtCACTATAGACATCAAATTGGACCCAAAACGTtgtgccacacctcctttctggCTGTAAAGTTCAATTGTTGTGACACCAAACCTCAGGTTGATGAAGAAAGGGATTCCAGCTCCAAGATGGCCACTAtagcagttttattttattaatttttttgtgatAGATGACAATAGCATACACTATcagaaactgaactgaacaagATGCTGTTGAACAAGTGAAAAAAATCCATTTGAGTTGAGTTTGCGATGATTATGTGAGTTCACACTCATGTATGAGTTTTAGCCTGATGTCACTGATACAGACAAAAATCACAGCTTGTAAAAGCATTATTTGATCTCGAGTTGAGAACGGTGATCTTTGATCAATGCAAAAAGTGACGTGCTCACTGGCAGCTCACTGCTGGCGTTCTGGCAGTGTGAGAAATTAAAATCTCAATAGTGTGTTTGCTGCCATGAAGCTTGTCTAAAAGCCACCAATAGGAGGACACCATAGAATGATGCACACAAACGGGAGAGCTACGATTACGTTGTTATGATCTCGAACCTACTTTGAAGAATGCTTCTGTTCATACAGATCAATTTTCAGCATATATCTGGATTGTTCTGATTAATGACCTAGCAGCAATATTCTGTAATTGCAGGTCTATCGTTAGACAATTTTTATCATATAAGTTGCCAAAGATTTTACTGGGATCATCTTGTACAGCATGACGAGTAATGATAAACAGATTGCATTATAAACAATTTCTAATATTAAAGCATTAGctaaaaagttatttattaGCTTCATGTAGGAGAaacctaaaaaaagaaaacccacagCATCACTGATTGCCTGTTTATGGGGTAAAAAGGGAACGCTGTGTGCATGCTTTTTTAACCAAAAAGCCAGTGgagaaacattaaaaattagGCAGATTTTAAGGAGGCAGCCATGCCCTGCCCCTCATAAACAATGGCAGGAACATGAACATTAATTGTAAGCGTATTAATGTGGCTTATGTTGTATAATTTATCGTTGATTCACAAACTGGTGCTCACTCCTGGTTCAAACTAAGTGGGCATATGTTGAAATGGTTTTGTCGATGGCCCTGAAGAGGAGGGTTATTTACATGTAGATATATGGCCAGCAGCTTGGGCTCTGAGGCTGTGATCACTTAGAGCAGTGATGGTAAGTGTGGAAGTGCAGCAAAGTAGAAGCAAGAGAAAAAGTGTCTACTCAGCATGGCCTGCTTACTACAGAGGGTGTCAACAACTGGCAAGATACGAAACGCTGCCTCACATTATCCACATGCGCTGAATTAATGCTGTTGAGAGTGAATATATCAGGAGGTTATGGATGATATATAAATCGTCGAGGGCAAGAAAGGAGCTTTTAACACCCTGTAGAAGAGGCACAATTCATTTCCAGATGTATAGACCTGGTGATTTACGAATAGCTTCCTTGCTGCGTAAGGCTAGGAAAGGTGAGCTCCCACTGATAGGGCTATagataattcattattttttgcaGGTTTGCAATATGATTTCTTTCTGCTCCGACAGAATTTATTCAAAGGATGGTGACACTTGCTGTATTTAGCCCATTCTGATGTTGGCAGTCTGTTGTGGGAGGAAGATGACaggcaaatttatttattttttttggtcacaGTTTCCTGCTATGGATTTCGTGTTACATTATCatctttaacatttaacatgtctctctcagtctcccaCTCATCCAAACACAGAGATTAAGTActcttttttattaaacaccCTCCAACATAAAACGTATAAATGAAGCACACACtagtacataataataataataataataataataataatgtttacttGTATGCTTTTACCAAATAAGCTCTGTGAGTGCATTCACTGACTTTCAAGGCTTTTTGTGAGGGAATGTACATAGATTATAtatcataatgtttttttttttgtttgtttgtttttttgtcagatcagtatttttttttgtcttgctcTCTGTGCTGAGGTTGCCAAAGTCCCTCTATgactttatcatcattatccaaTCCTTACACTGGCCCACACAATCTCTGTATGCACAACCACAAGCCTCACAATCTGCAGCAATTGAACACACTCAATTACTATCCACTTGTCAAAGATCTCATCCTAACTAAAAACAGACATTTCAAAAGCAGAGCTTCCTCTCAGTTGTAAATCAATAATTGCTTACTTTCTTCTATCTTATCCCTTCCCCAAGTCCTTTTGCATTGCAGGAGCCAATTTTCGAGAGATGCTGATATCTGGTGGGTCAGGTACACGGCAAGGAATGCAGTGTTAGAAAAATCCCACGCTCAGAAATGTTCTTGAAAGGAAAACAAGTTCAGCTGATGTCACTCAGCAATTACAGAGAGAAATTCTAGCAAAATATGCCAGCTCAGTCAGTAGAAATCGGTTTTGCTGCACCTAGAAATTTCAGCTggtttatgtgttttatttatgaacATTTCTTCCATATGTCCCAGTTGAAACGCAGTCCAAATACTTAGAAGTGATACATAACACCATAAGTCCCCTCTCTCATGCATTCATCAAATGGTAGAACTGTGCCAGGTTGGAGCCTTGAGGACTCAGTTCTAACTGGTTACTTGGTCATGTGTCGATGATCTCCTGGACTGGTGTAGGTTCATGTGGGAGGCTTGTTGCATTTGGCAGagcctgtccatgtcccactgaGTTCTGTTGGATCTCCATTGGAATACCGGTTGCGTTTTCACGTGCCGGGAATTCTCGAGACTGTTTCCGATACTCCAGGAAGGTACACACCTTGGTGGCTATTGCCACCACATTTTTGCCAACAAAGATGGTGGAGACCCGGCTGTCCTGAAAAAGCACCATGTTAACGCCACGTATCAGGATGGTGACCACGTTGATTGTAACCAAGCTGAGCATGGGGTATAGCATCATCTTCTGTGGTGATACATTTTCACCCTGCACACTGATCTCACTTAATGACACACATGGTAGGATCAAAAGCAGGATGTAGCAGTAGAAGAACATCAGCCCTTCTGCCCAAATGGGCAGACCTGTTCGTTGGGGTTCCCAAAGGTTTGCCTGGATATCAAGCAAGTCCAGGAGGTCCAAAGCAACCCAGAAGAGTCTTCCTCTCATATCCTCCTTCTTCCTAAATGTCCGAACATATTCCATGCTGTCAAGAGCCACCAGGACCAAGTAGAGTCCTGGTACGCATACAGACAAGAGTAAAGTCAGAGCTTTCCTTGCTACAGTCTCCAGACTTTTGCGGTCAGCCTTGCAGTTTTGGAAGACAAAGTAAAGCTTGATCTCCAAAACAAAGATGTAGAGAAACCAGAGGATCATGGCATAGCCGCGGCGCGCCGTCCGTACCTCAGCTCCGACCCACACAGCTACATAGCGGAGCACTATAAGGAAACACACGTCTCCGACCAGGACAATGATACAGACGCCAATCTTGCGTGGCCCCTGGTTTTGTTCCACCAGGTAGGCATCCATGAAGGCCATGCTGGTCATGATGACAATGGTGGTGAGACAGACGTGTCGTTTGTCTGGTGGTGGCAGCACCATGGCGAGGGCCACCACCACTATCGCTGACTCACTGCTATGTTGTCCCTTTTTCTCTCTAGCTATGGGTCAAATTGAGTCTCTTTTCAATTATCCGATACCTAGTTACTTTATGTAAAGAGCTATCTTTCCTTTTATGCAGAAGCTACTTTCTGCCTGGCGTAATTACGTTATTGTAAATTGAAAGGATTCGTGTCTTCACTCTCTAATCCTCGAGAGTGAGAGTGGCTTTTGCAAGTCTGGGTTTTCTTGCTGTAGTATAATTCTGGTGTGAAAAAGTCAGTCCTGGAGATTACAGGATGTATTCAGACTgtaaagtttctttttttcttgaagAGACGTAATAATTTCAGTTTGAAGCAGTATACAATTCAAGCCAAGGCTGGAGCTGAACTACTTTGCAATGGAAATGCGAGTCTGAAAGAAGTAAGAAAAGCCAAGCTCACAGCTTGGTTTTGGCAGGTGGTTCCTCTCTGGCCCACTAAACGTAAGAGCTATCCGCTCATTACTCACAGAGTGTTCATTGATTCTGCTTGACTTCTGAGACTGCCGGCCTAACCACACCTCAGCATTTATTGACAAAATGCCATGATTTTTTCCATGGCCGGAGTGCATGCGCTGACTGAGGGAAATCCTTAGCATGCATGTACCAGATATAATGCGTGGGTCTTTTCAGGTTAGTTTGGCCAGAGCGATAAGAAGCCGTGAGTGCGCGTGAGAAAGATGTTCATTGGGTTCATCGAGTTTTCAGGCAGCATGCAGAAAATATAGTGTTGCTCTTCACAATGTAGATCCACTGAAATGACCCAACGGTTTTTGAATGTCTGCGTATATTAAATCCAGAGACAGCATGTGAAGGATCAAGTAGCACAGAGCAATTGACTTGCTGGAGCAGCCATTCATCACCTAGATAGCAGGGCAGGACTTTCAAGGGCCAGTGTTCATCCATGGCTCCCAAAAAGGGAGGCTCGCTCACTTGTCTTCATTCTTCCTTTTCGCTTGATGTAGCctggaggggagagagaggggaaagaggCATGTCAGCACAAATCTGATGATAACGTATAGCTCGCTGCTCCACACTCAGATTGCATTAGAGCCAGTGTGTCAGATTTATTACGAGCTGTGTAATGAATGGAACAGCATGTTGTTGTCTGATTGCTGCTTATCAAATACCGCACGTCAGCTTTTGTATGGCTCATTGAGGCTTTTCCGTGCAGATGGCTTAGTTTAAAAAGGGAAACCAGGTACTGTATTAGCTATCTGATGCTGAATAATTCATTATCAGTAATAAAAATCTGGTTGATACAATTTGCCTGTATTCGATATATATACTTGAAcgctttttaccagtacactggtatTCTTATCAGGCATTTTCTATCAGTACAaccaaataaattattttatcactgcaagtctgatataaaattagtcaagagtcttgtttttccttctgttggGATAACCTCACGTAGAATTTAGTGGTTGAATATAATGCCTTCAAATTTTATGAACAAGCAGTTGAGggatctcagagagcagaaatgggtttgaaaatagaaatatttgtgtgaaaaaatggCACTTGAAAACAGGTGTAGATTTCCATGTGAAAAGAATTTTGTGGCGTTTGGTTCACGTCTTCAGTTCTTCATGAACGCTAAAAGACTAATAgactaatatacactatatggccatgTGGTCACCGGATCAACACACCTATATGTAAGCCTTCTTCAaaatgttgccacaaagttggcaGCACACAATTATCtaaaagtgtttttgtttgctgtagcattaagatttcccttcactaaaactaagaggctcaaactTGTTCATAAAGCGAGGTTAtaatggtttgccaaggttggtgttgagtggcctgcacagatcCCGATACCAGCATTTCTTGTCAGAATAATAGCAAACTGCACTGAATAAAAAGTGATTCCTGTTGTGGAAGATGTCTGTCCTGCTACACTGGGaagtttaatttctttttatacaTACTTATACAGAATTAAACATTAAGTAAGTAACACTGTCTGCAAAACCATGTAAAGTCTGTGTGACATGAAGACCTGGATATGGTTTGAGGCATTATTGGATTTCAGCCTTTTAAATAAGCTTACATGAAGTATCTAttctttatcagtttaatatctgatgtTTACTAGAAGGGAACCATATATTAAATAGATTTCTGAAACAGCGAGATGATACAGGGGATTACTCCGTCTACTCTACATTAACCTGGCATTGTAGTACCTTCAAAACAAAGAAAGTGTGGGTGGCATTGCTGCCTCATAGCTCTAGGATCCTAGTGTCAATCTTTAGCTGGGAGTTTTGGTGCATAATCTGCTTGTGActgcatgggtttcctccaggatTTTTTGGCTGATGAATTGAAGCAAATTGATCTCAGGTGTGCGCATGGTGCCATGGaatagactggcatcccatccaaaGAGTATTCCTGCCTCACTTCTTCATCTGTTCCTAGGAGTGGACAAACTTTCATTTTTGGTCAATTACATTAACCTAGTTTCTGGAGTATCTGGAGGTTCAAATCTCTGGACTGCCAGATAACCTTAAACCATAGCTGCTCTGATCTGTTTTTGTGTTGGATCATGCTTCACTTGTTAAAACATTTGAGTAAAAATGAGTCAATTTTTAGTATGTgatcaaaagtatgtggacacccatGTGCTTGTCGAAAAATTCCATTTTAGATTATAACCACCTCTTttatgggaaggctttccacaagttttTGGAGTGTGGCCAGGAATATTTGCCCATTCATCCACATGAGTAAGTTCTGGATATTGATTTTAGGCAGGAAGGCCTGGATGGAGTTGGCTTCCCAATTAATCCCAAAGGTATTCaaaggggttgaggtcagggatctgCGCAGGTCTCTCGA comes from Hemibagrus wyckioides isolate EC202008001 linkage group LG25, SWU_Hwy_1.0, whole genome shotgun sequence and encodes:
- the tmem121ab gene encoding transmembrane protein 121Ab; this encodes MVLPPPDKRHVCLTTIVIMTSMAFMDAYLVEQNQGPRKIGVCIIVLVGDVCFLIVLRYVAVWVGAEVRTARRGYAMILWFLYIFVLEIKLYFVFQNCKADRKSLETVARKALTLLLSVCVPGLYLVLVALDSMEYVRTFRKKEDMRGRLFWVALDLLDLLDIQANLWEPQRTGLPIWAEGLMFFYCYILLLILPCVSLSEISVQGENVSPQKMMLYPMLSLVTINVVTILIRGVNMVLFQDSRVSTIFVGKNVVAIATKVCTFLEYRKQSREFPARENATGIPMEIQQNSVGHGQALPNATSLPHEPTPVQEIIDT